The following are encoded together in the Bradyrhizobium algeriense genome:
- a CDS encoding IclR family transcriptional regulator domain-containing protein — protein MPKLKRVGDADNRGATDFIESLDRGLRVLEVFGGSRQPMTLSDLAKAADLPRATARRILFTLERAGFVATDGKLFRLMPRVLVLASSYLASNHVVSVLQPALDRLSGEAQEISSMAILDGDDVVFIARASPTRIFSAGIDIGYRLPAFCTSVGRVLLSRLPDDELAVALDKMDLAPLTPFTVTDKKLLLKTIIADRAQGYSLVDREAEPGFRSISVPVRRYDGTIVAAINMGAHVDRVSSAEMTERFLPRLREAAASVKSMLV, from the coding sequence ATGCCGAAGCTTAAGCGCGTGGGGGACGCAGACAACCGCGGCGCGACCGATTTCATCGAAAGCCTCGACCGCGGCCTGCGCGTGCTGGAGGTGTTCGGCGGCAGCCGGCAGCCGATGACGCTGAGCGACCTTGCCAAGGCCGCCGACCTGCCGCGCGCGACCGCACGGCGGATTCTCTTCACGCTCGAACGCGCCGGCTTTGTCGCCACCGACGGCAAGCTGTTCCGCCTGATGCCGCGCGTGCTGGTGCTGGCCTCCAGCTATCTCGCTTCCAACCATGTCGTCTCGGTGCTGCAGCCGGCGCTCGACCGCCTGTCAGGCGAGGCGCAGGAAATTTCGTCGATGGCTATCCTCGACGGCGACGACGTCGTCTTCATCGCGCGCGCCAGCCCGACGCGGATATTTTCCGCGGGCATCGATATCGGCTATCGGCTGCCGGCGTTCTGCACCTCGGTCGGCCGTGTGCTGCTGTCGCGATTGCCAGACGACGAACTGGCCGTGGCGCTCGACAAGATGGACCTTGCGCCGCTGACGCCTTTCACGGTGACCGACAAGAAGCTGCTGCTGAAAACGATCATCGCCGATCGTGCCCAGGGCTATTCGCTGGTCGATCGCGAAGCCGAGCCCGGATTCCGCTCGATCTCTGTCCCGGTCCGCCGCTATGACGGTACGATCGTCGCCGCCATCAACATGGGCGCGCATGTCGACCGCGTGTCATCCGCCGAGATGACCGAACGCTTCCTGCCGCGATTGCGCGAGGCGGCGGCCTCGGTGAAATCGATGCTGGTGTGA
- a CDS encoding NAD(P)/FAD-dependent oxidoreductase — MTTAPKQPHHVVIVGAGFGGLETAFGLAGAPVRITLIDRRNHHLFQPLLYQVATASLATSEIAWPIRYLLRGRKEVTTLFANVSGVDAAGKRVLLDDGDALPYDTLVLATGARHAYFGHDEWEPFAPGLKTLEDATTLRRRILVAFERAERETDPVRRAALLTFVIIGAGPTGVEMAGTIADLARDTLPPDFRNIDTHKTRVVLVEAGPRVLAGFPEDLSAYAQRSLEELGVEVVLGQPVTECAIDGVVYGGNRLEARTIVWAAGVRASRAAEWLNAPADRAYRLKVEPDLTVPGHPDIFAVGDTVTIAGPDGNPVPGIAPAAKQQGRYVAALIKARLSGGTLPPFRYKHAGSLAQIGKKKAVIDFGRIKLRGNLAWWIWGIAHIYFLIGLRNRLSVALSWLWIHARDQRAARLITQGSSKVTG, encoded by the coding sequence ATGACGACAGCGCCGAAACAGCCCCATCACGTGGTGATCGTCGGCGCCGGTTTCGGCGGCCTGGAGACCGCCTTCGGCCTCGCCGGTGCGCCGGTCAGGATCACGCTGATCGACCGCCGCAACCATCATCTGTTCCAGCCGCTGCTCTACCAGGTCGCAACCGCTTCGCTGGCGACGTCGGAAATCGCCTGGCCGATCCGCTATTTGCTGCGCGGACGCAAGGAGGTGACGACGCTGTTCGCAAATGTCAGCGGCGTCGATGCCGCGGGAAAGCGCGTGCTACTCGATGACGGCGATGCGCTGCCCTATGACACGCTGGTGCTCGCCACCGGCGCCCGCCACGCCTATTTCGGCCACGACGAGTGGGAGCCGTTCGCGCCGGGCCTCAAAACGCTGGAGGACGCCACCACGCTGCGGCGGCGCATCCTGGTCGCCTTCGAGCGCGCCGAGCGCGAGACCGACCCAGTGCGGCGCGCGGCGCTGCTCACCTTCGTCATCATCGGCGCCGGCCCGACCGGCGTCGAAATGGCCGGAACCATCGCCGACCTCGCCAGGGACACGCTGCCGCCGGATTTTCGCAACATCGACACCCACAAGACCCGCGTCGTCCTGGTCGAGGCCGGCCCACGCGTGCTCGCCGGTTTTCCCGAGGACCTCTCGGCCTATGCGCAGCGTTCGCTGGAGGAGCTCGGCGTCGAGGTGGTGCTGGGACAGCCCGTCACCGAATGCGCGATCGACGGTGTCGTCTATGGCGGCAACAGACTGGAGGCCAGAACCATCGTCTGGGCCGCCGGCGTGCGCGCCTCGCGCGCGGCGGAATGGCTGAACGCGCCCGCCGACCGCGCCTACCGCTTGAAGGTCGAGCCAGATTTGACCGTGCCCGGCCATCCCGACATCTTTGCCGTCGGCGACACCGTGACCATCGCCGGCCCCGACGGCAATCCGGTGCCGGGTATCGCGCCGGCGGCGAAACAGCAGGGACGCTACGTGGCGGCGCTGATCAAGGCGCGCTTGAGCGGCGGCACGCTGCCGCCGTTCCGCTACAAGCATGCCGGCAGCCTCGCGCAGATCGGCAAGAAAAAAGCGGTGATCGATTTCGGCCGTATCAAGCTGCGTGGCAATCTCGCCTGGTGGATCTGGGGCATCGCCCACATCTACTTCCTGATCGGCCTGCGCAACCGGCTCAGCGTCGCGCTGAGCTGGCTGTGGATCCACGCCCGCGATCAACGCGCCGCCCGGCTGATCACGCAAGGCTCGAGCAAGGTCACGGGATAA
- a CDS encoding branched-chain amino acid ABC transporter permease yields MKSQLNVRNVVVALVALGLLLLPLYSALTGNIFILTLFTRIVIFALAAASLNLIMGYGGMMSFGHAAYLGIGGYAVGILAYEGIGSGFIQWPVALAASALYALVIGALSLRTRGVYFIMITLAFAQMAYYIASGLSRYGGDDGLTIYKRSTFGGLIDLSNRVQFYYLCLGCLFGGVYLIWRIINSRFGMVVQGVRSNEQRMQAIGFHANRYRLVCFVISGTICGLAGALLANNTDFISPAGMYWTRSGELMVMVVFGGMGSLFGPVLGTIVFLLLEEVLSQFTEYWALIMGPLLLLIVLFARGGIMGVLGRLSRG; encoded by the coding sequence ATGAAATCTCAACTCAACGTCCGTAACGTCGTCGTGGCGCTCGTCGCGCTTGGCTTGCTGCTGCTGCCGCTTTATTCCGCGCTGACCGGCAACATCTTCATCCTGACGCTGTTCACCCGCATCGTCATCTTTGCGCTCGCCGCCGCCAGCCTCAACCTCATCATGGGCTATGGCGGCATGATGAGTTTTGGCCATGCCGCCTATCTCGGCATCGGCGGCTATGCGGTGGGCATCCTCGCCTATGAGGGCATCGGCTCCGGCTTCATCCAGTGGCCGGTGGCGCTGGCGGCATCGGCGCTGTATGCGCTCGTGATCGGCGCGCTCAGTCTGCGCACCCGCGGCGTCTATTTCATCATGATCACGCTCGCCTTCGCGCAGATGGCCTATTACATCGCCTCGGGTCTCTCGCGCTATGGTGGCGACGACGGCCTCACCATCTACAAGCGCAGCACTTTCGGCGGCCTGATCGACCTGTCGAACCGCGTGCAGTTCTATTACCTCTGCCTCGGCTGCCTGTTCGGCGGCGTCTACCTGATCTGGCGCATCATCAATTCGCGGTTCGGCATGGTGGTGCAGGGCGTTCGTTCCAACGAGCAGCGCATGCAGGCGATTGGCTTTCATGCCAACAGATATCGTCTCGTTTGTTTCGTCATCTCGGGCACCATCTGCGGCCTTGCCGGCGCGCTATTGGCGAACAATACCGACTTCATCAGCCCGGCCGGGATGTACTGGACCCGCTCCGGCGAACTCATGGTGATGGTGGTGTTCGGCGGCATGGGCTCGCTGTTCGGGCCGGTGCTCGGCACCATCGTGTTCCTCCTGCTGGAAGAAGTCCTGTCGCAATTCACCGAATACTGGGCGTTGATCATGGGCCCGCTGTTGCTGCTGATCGTGCTGTTCGCGCGCGGCGGCATCATGGGCGTGCTCGGGAGGTTGAGCCGTGGCTGA
- a CDS encoding ABC transporter ATP-binding protein, with protein sequence MADPLLRVENLVRRFGGILATDNLSLDVVPGELHAIIGPNGAGKTTLISQLTGQLMPNSGTVHFAGRDVTRLPSYQRSRLGLARSFQITSLLPDFTAADNVALAAQAHDGHSFRFWGSARKERHLRDAAQAALTRVGLAKRADVPVSELSHGEQRELELAVALATKPQLLLLDEPMAGLGVTESARMVALLKELRKEVTIVLVEHDMEAVFALADRITVLVYGRVIASGDPDAIRSNEEVKRAYLGDQHVVVGHG encoded by the coding sequence TTGGCTGATCCCTTGCTCCGCGTCGAAAACCTGGTCCGGCGCTTCGGCGGCATTCTTGCCACCGACAACCTGTCGCTCGACGTCGTGCCGGGCGAACTGCACGCCATCATCGGTCCGAACGGCGCCGGCAAGACCACGCTGATCAGCCAGTTGACCGGGCAATTGATGCCGAATTCCGGCACGGTTCATTTTGCCGGCCGCGACGTCACCCGGCTGCCGTCCTATCAACGTAGCCGGCTCGGCCTGGCGCGCTCGTTCCAGATCACCTCGCTGCTGCCGGACTTCACGGCCGCCGACAATGTTGCGCTCGCAGCCCAGGCGCACGACGGGCACTCGTTCCGATTCTGGGGCAGCGCGCGCAAGGAGAGGCATCTGCGCGACGCCGCGCAGGCGGCGCTAACGCGGGTAGGGCTTGCGAAACGGGCCGACGTGCCAGTGTCCGAATTAAGCCACGGCGAACAGCGCGAGCTGGAGCTCGCGGTGGCGCTCGCCACAAAGCCGCAATTGCTGCTGCTCGACGAGCCGATGGCCGGCCTCGGCGTCACCGAATCCGCGCGCATGGTGGCGCTGCTGAAGGAATTGCGAAAGGAAGTCACGATCGTGCTGGTCGAACACGACATGGAAGCGGTGTTCGCGCTGGCCGACCGCATCACCGTGCTGGTCTATGGCCGTGTCATCGCCTCAGGCGATCCAGATGCGATCCGGAGCAATGAGGAGGTGAAGCGCGCCTATCTCGGCGACCAGCATGTGGTGGTCGGTCATGGCTGA
- a CDS encoding branched-chain amino acid ABC transporter permease, with amino-acid sequence MLVLVEQSLNGLQFGLLLFLLAAGLTLVFGIMDFVNLAHGSLYMMGAYFAATFVAWTNSFVLGILLALGATLLLGIALEFIALRHLYGRDHLDQVLATFGLILFFNDAVRLIWGPAGLSLPLPAWLTVPVQIVPGVFYPAYRLSIIVVALAVAALLYIVVMRTRIGMLIRAGASNREMIGALGINIKLLFTLVFGLGAALAGLAGLMQAPILTVQIGMGENILILAFVIIVIGGIGSIRGAFLAAIFVGMIDTLGRAFLPDLLRMVLSSAAASTAAPALSSMLIYLLMAIVLVVRPEGLFPAAKR; translated from the coding sequence ATGCTCGTCCTCGTAGAACAATCGCTGAACGGCCTGCAGTTCGGCCTGCTGCTGTTTTTGCTGGCGGCCGGCCTGACGCTGGTGTTCGGCATCATGGATTTCGTCAATCTGGCGCACGGCTCGCTCTACATGATGGGCGCCTATTTCGCCGCCACCTTCGTGGCCTGGACGAACAGTTTTGTGCTCGGCATCCTGCTGGCGCTCGGCGCCACGTTGCTGCTGGGCATCGCGCTCGAATTCATCGCGCTCCGGCATCTCTACGGCCGCGACCATCTCGACCAGGTGCTGGCGACCTTCGGGCTGATTCTTTTCTTCAACGACGCGGTACGGCTGATCTGGGGCCCGGCCGGCCTGTCGCTGCCGCTGCCGGCCTGGCTGACCGTGCCGGTGCAGATCGTCCCCGGCGTGTTCTATCCGGCCTATCGGCTGTCGATCATCGTGGTCGCGCTGGCGGTCGCGGCGCTGCTTTATATCGTCGTCATGCGGACCCGCATCGGCATGCTGATCCGCGCCGGCGCCTCCAACCGCGAAATGATCGGCGCGCTCGGCATCAATATCAAGCTGCTGTTTACGCTGGTGTTCGGGTTAGGCGCCGCGCTCGCCGGCCTTGCCGGGTTGATGCAAGCGCCGATCCTCACCGTGCAGATCGGCATGGGCGAGAACATCCTCATCCTTGCCTTCGTCATCATCGTCATCGGCGGCATCGGCTCGATCCGCGGCGCGTTCCTTGCTGCGATCTTCGTCGGCATGATCGATACGCTCGGCCGCGCCTTCCTGCCTGATTTGCTGCGCATGGTGTTGAGTTCCGCCGCAGCCTCCACCGCGGCACCCGCATTGTCCTCGATGCTGATCTATCTGCTGATGGCGATTGTGCTCGTCGTGCGGCCGGAGGGGCTGTTTCCGGCCGCCAAGCGATGA
- a CDS encoding glutamine synthetase family protein: MSFVERHGLWSGEQQEAAGRLRKIVEEQKLEVIRLSFPDQHGILRGKTLVASEAIASLESGCSITTTMLAKDTSHKTVFPVFTAGGGFGMKEMEGAADVLMVADPTTFRALPWAPTTGWLLCDLYFSDGRPVPFATRHLYRKVLDQLESRGYDFVAGLEVEFHLFKLEDAHMAPEDAGQPGRPPSVSLLSHGYQYLTEQRYDLMEPALEIIRRDVLGLGLPLRSVEVEFGPSQCEFTFQPTKGLTPADNMVLFRSAVKQIARRHGYHATFMCRPKLPNVFASGWHLHQSLVSRANGENAFMTRDDGEALSPFGRFYLAGLLEHARASTVFTTPTINGYKRYRSYSLAPDRAIWGRDNRGVMIRVLGGPGDSATRLENRIGEPAANPYLYMASQILSGLDGVDRKLDPGPSADTPYETKAALLPKSLREAVFALNDDPFFRQALGAEFVDYYVHIKNAEIERFQAEVSDWEHREYFEMF, encoded by the coding sequence TTGAGTTTCGTGGAACGTCACGGGCTGTGGTCTGGAGAACAGCAGGAAGCGGCCGGCCGCCTGCGCAAGATCGTTGAAGAGCAGAAGCTCGAAGTCATCAGGCTTTCATTCCCCGACCAGCACGGCATTTTGCGCGGCAAGACGCTGGTAGCATCCGAAGCGATTGCGTCGCTCGAAAGCGGCTGCTCCATCACCACCACGATGCTCGCCAAGGACACCTCGCACAAGACGGTGTTCCCGGTATTCACGGCCGGCGGCGGCTTCGGCATGAAGGAGATGGAAGGCGCCGCCGACGTCCTGATGGTCGCGGATCCGACGACGTTCCGCGCGCTGCCCTGGGCGCCGACCACGGGATGGCTGCTGTGCGACCTCTACTTCAGCGACGGCCGTCCGGTGCCGTTCGCCACGCGGCACCTCTATCGCAAGGTGCTCGATCAACTGGAAAGCCGTGGTTACGATTTCGTCGCGGGGCTCGAGGTCGAATTCCACCTCTTCAAGCTCGAAGACGCGCATATGGCCCCGGAGGATGCCGGCCAGCCCGGGCGGCCGCCTTCGGTCAGCCTGCTGTCGCACGGCTATCAATACCTGACCGAGCAGCGCTACGACCTGATGGAGCCGGCGCTGGAAATCATCCGGCGTGATGTGCTGGGGCTCGGCCTGCCCCTGCGGTCGGTCGAGGTGGAGTTCGGCCCAAGCCAGTGCGAATTCACCTTCCAGCCGACCAAGGGGCTGACGCCCGCCGACAACATGGTGCTGTTTCGGTCCGCCGTGAAGCAGATCGCCCGCCGCCACGGTTATCACGCCACTTTCATGTGCCGGCCGAAACTGCCGAACGTATTTGCCTCCGGCTGGCACCTGCATCAATCGCTGGTGTCGCGCGCGAACGGCGAGAACGCGTTCATGACCAGGGATGACGGCGAAGCGCTGAGCCCGTTCGGCCGTTTCTATCTCGCAGGACTACTGGAGCATGCGCGTGCGTCAACCGTGTTCACGACGCCCACCATCAACGGCTACAAGCGCTACCGCTCCTATTCGCTGGCGCCCGATCGCGCGATCTGGGGCCGCGACAACCGCGGCGTCATGATCCGCGTGCTCGGCGGCCCGGGCGACTCTGCCACGCGGCTGGAGAACCGGATCGGCGAGCCGGCAGCCAATCCCTATCTCTACATGGCCTCGCAGATTCTCTCCGGCCTCGACGGCGTCGACCGCAAGCTCGATCCGGGGCCGTCGGCGGATACGCCGTATGAGACGAAGGCCGCGCTGTTGCCGAAGAGCCTGCGCGAGGCGGTGTTCGCGCTGAACGACGATCCGTTCTTCCGGCAGGCGCTGGGCGCGGAGTTCGTGGACTATTACGTCCACATCAAGAATGCCGAGATCGAGCGGTTTCAGGCCGAAGTGTCGGACTGGGAGCACCGCGAATATTTCGAGATGTTTTGA
- a CDS encoding ABC transporter substrate-binding protein, with amino-acid sequence MKKAFWLAGATVLALTQTAFAGDTIKIGFVSTFSGPTAVIGNDMRNSFELALDHLGRKMGGKPVEVIYEDDGQKPDVGKQKTEKLIQSDKVDFIAGYIWSNVLLASLKTAVDSKTFLISANAGPSQLAGELCSPYVFSTSWQNDQTPQAVGTYMNQKGVKSVFLIGPNYAAGKDMLAGVKSTFKGQVVGEEYTVWPSQLDFSAELTKAKNSKAESIFVFYPGAAGVQFLNQYAQAGIKAQIPLYTAFTIDELSLPLQKENALGVPGAQQWVNDLPNAENKKFVEDYRKKYTGLRPTFYGAQSYDAANLINSAVIAVKGDTSKKDEMKAEMEKANFKSVRGPFKYGNNHIPIQNFYLQDVVKDADGQLALKTVATIVKDDQDRFADKCPMKK; translated from the coding sequence ATGAAAAAGGCATTCTGGCTGGCGGGCGCAACCGTTTTGGCGCTGACGCAGACGGCGTTCGCAGGCGATACCATCAAGATCGGCTTTGTTTCGACCTTCAGTGGCCCGACCGCTGTAATCGGCAACGACATGCGCAACTCGTTCGAGCTGGCGCTGGACCATCTCGGCCGCAAGATGGGCGGCAAGCCCGTCGAGGTGATCTATGAGGACGACGGCCAGAAGCCTGATGTGGGCAAGCAGAAGACCGAAAAGCTGATCCAGTCCGACAAGGTCGATTTCATCGCCGGCTATATCTGGTCGAACGTGCTGCTGGCCTCGCTCAAGACCGCGGTCGATTCAAAAACCTTCCTGATCTCGGCCAATGCCGGGCCCTCGCAGCTCGCCGGCGAACTCTGCTCGCCCTACGTGTTCTCGACCTCCTGGCAGAACGACCAGACCCCGCAGGCGGTCGGCACTTACATGAACCAGAAGGGCGTCAAGTCGGTGTTCCTGATCGGCCCGAACTACGCGGCGGGCAAGGACATGCTGGCCGGCGTGAAGAGCACGTTCAAGGGCCAGGTCGTGGGCGAGGAATATACGGTGTGGCCGAGCCAGCTCGACTTCTCCGCCGAACTCACCAAGGCCAAGAACTCCAAGGCCGAGTCGATCTTCGTGTTCTATCCGGGCGCTGCCGGCGTGCAGTTCCTCAATCAGTATGCACAGGCCGGCATCAAGGCGCAGATCCCGCTCTATACGGCCTTCACCATCGACGAACTGTCATTGCCGCTGCAAAAGGAAAACGCGCTCGGCGTTCCCGGCGCGCAGCAATGGGTCAACGATTTGCCGAACGCCGAGAACAAGAAGTTCGTCGAAGACTATCGCAAGAAGTATACCGGCCTGCGCCCGACCTTCTACGGCGCGCAGTCCTATGACGCCGCGAACCTGATCAACAGCGCGGTTATCGCCGTAAAGGGCGATACCTCGAAGAAGGACGAGATGAAGGCCGAGATGGAGAAGGCGAACTTCAAGTCGGTGCGCGGTCCGTTCAAGTACGGCAACAACCACATCCCGATCCAGAATTTCTACCTGCAGGACGTGGTCAAGGACGCCGACGGCCAGCTCGCGCTCAAGACGGTGGCGACCATCGTCAAGGACGACCAGGACCGTTTCGCCGACAAATGTCCGATGAAGAAGTGA
- a CDS encoding sigma-70 family RNA polymerase sigma factor, whose amino-acid sequence MTVVPETSAAFDLERLLVAMRPRLHRYCARMVGSVIDGEDVLQDALIKAVEAHAAAGNIGNPEGWLFRIAHNTALDFLRRRNRQEALRSGEEVEMIVDQLDAVESRQIAATSLRTFMRLPVAQRSSVILMDVLGCSLNEICEVMDCSLPAAKAALHRGRAQLREIADEPDDAPQQRLSDADRARLGAYVARFNARDFDAIRAMIADDVRLDLVSKSRLNGKAEVSRYFGNYAKVSDWRLVPGLVEGHPAILVFDPNELDGAPKYFMLLGWAAGKVATIRDFRHAAYAIDGAEYSV is encoded by the coding sequence ATGACAGTTGTGCCCGAGACGTCCGCCGCCTTCGACCTCGAACGCCTGCTGGTAGCGATGCGGCCAAGGCTGCATCGCTATTGCGCGCGCATGGTCGGCTCTGTGATCGACGGCGAGGACGTGCTGCAGGACGCGCTGATCAAGGCGGTGGAGGCGCATGCCGCCGCCGGCAACATCGGCAATCCCGAGGGCTGGCTGTTCCGGATCGCGCACAACACGGCGCTGGATTTCCTGCGCCGGCGCAACCGCCAGGAGGCGCTGCGCTCGGGTGAGGAGGTGGAAATGATCGTTGACCAGCTCGATGCCGTGGAGAGCCGCCAGATCGCCGCCACCTCCTTGCGCACCTTCATGCGCCTGCCGGTGGCGCAACGCTCGAGCGTGATCCTGATGGACGTGCTCGGCTGCTCGCTCAACGAGATCTGCGAGGTGATGGATTGCAGCCTGCCCGCAGCCAAGGCCGCGCTGCATCGCGGCCGCGCGCAGTTGCGGGAAATCGCCGATGAGCCGGACGACGCGCCGCAACAGCGATTATCGGATGCCGACCGCGCGCGGCTTGGCGCCTACGTCGCCCGCTTCAACGCGCGCGATTTCGACGCGATCCGCGCCATGATCGCAGACGACGTCAGGCTCGATCTCGTCAGCAAGTCCCGCCTGAACGGCAAGGCCGAAGTGTCCCGCTATTTCGGCAATTACGCCAAGGTGAGCGACTGGCGTCTCGTGCCGGGTCTGGTGGAGGGACATCCCGCTATTCTAGTGTTCGACCCGAACGAGCTTGATGGGGCCCCGAAATACTTCATGCTGCTGGGATGGGCGGCCGGCAAGGTCGCGACCATCCGTGATTTCCGCCATGCGGCGTACGCGATCGACGGCGCGGAATATTCGGTCTGA
- a CDS encoding aromatic ring-hydroxylating dioxygenase subunit alpha: MMSQEANDLITRTGRKDPCGKLMRMYWQPAALVDELQGPRPVRPVKLLGENLVLFRDEGGHYGLIDRHCAHRGADLAFGRLENGGLRCAFHGWLFDVSGQCLETPAEPKDSKLCQGIKQRSYPVVEKSGILWAYLGEGEPPAFPEIDCFVAPDSHTFAFKGHINCNWLQALEVGIDPAHASFLHRFFEDEDTSTAYGKQFRGASAGSDMPMTKILREYDNPIINVEHTEYGLRLIALREIDEERTHVRVTNQLFPHGFVIPMSQEMTITQWHVPVDDENCYWYAIFTSYTAPVEKKKMRDQRLELYELPDYKSRKNKSNDYGFDPHEQATETYTGMGADINVHDQWAVESMGAIQDRTNEHLGTSDKAIVQYRRLLRQEIEKVIGGEKPFMFLDSAHARSIQGPATMDGIGPTRGWEIYWMEVDVKRRRGAPWAAPVPTEIAGKIRHLSAAE, translated from the coding sequence ATGATGAGCCAGGAAGCGAACGACCTGATTACCCGCACCGGGCGCAAGGACCCCTGCGGCAAGCTGATGCGGATGTACTGGCAGCCGGCGGCGCTGGTGGATGAGCTGCAGGGTCCGCGGCCGGTTCGGCCGGTCAAACTGCTCGGCGAAAACCTCGTGCTGTTTCGCGACGAGGGAGGCCACTACGGCCTGATCGATCGCCACTGCGCGCATCGCGGCGCCGACCTCGCCTTCGGCCGGCTGGAGAATGGCGGGCTGCGTTGTGCCTTTCATGGCTGGCTGTTCGACGTCTCAGGCCAATGCCTGGAAACGCCTGCGGAGCCGAAGGACTCAAAACTGTGCCAGGGCATCAAGCAGCGCTCTTATCCGGTGGTCGAGAAGAGCGGCATCCTCTGGGCTTATCTGGGCGAAGGCGAACCACCGGCATTTCCGGAGATCGACTGCTTCGTCGCGCCCGACAGCCATACCTTTGCGTTCAAGGGCCACATCAATTGCAACTGGCTGCAGGCGCTGGAAGTCGGCATCGATCCGGCGCACGCCTCGTTCCTGCATCGCTTCTTCGAGGACGAGGACACTTCCACTGCCTACGGCAAGCAGTTCCGCGGCGCTTCCGCCGGAAGCGATATGCCAATGACGAAGATTTTGCGCGAATACGACAACCCGATCATCAATGTCGAGCACACCGAATACGGGCTGCGCCTGATCGCGCTGCGCGAGATCGACGAGGAGCGGACGCATGTGCGCGTCACCAATCAACTATTTCCGCACGGCTTCGTTATCCCGATGAGCCAGGAGATGACGATCACGCAGTGGCATGTGCCTGTCGATGACGAGAACTGCTACTGGTACGCGATCTTCACCAGCTACACGGCGCCGGTCGAGAAGAAGAAGATGCGCGACCAGCGGCTCGAATTGTACGAGCTGCCGGATTACAAATCGCGCAAGAACAAGAGCAACGATTACGGTTTCGATCCGCACGAACAGGCGACCGAGACCTATACCGGCATGGGAGCCGACATCAACGTCCACGACCAGTGGGCGGTGGAATCGATGGGCGCGATCCAGGACCGCACCAACGAGCATTTGGGCACCTCGGACAAGGCGATCGTGCAGTATCGCCGCTTACTGCGGCAGGAGATCGAAAAGGTGATCGGCGGCGAGAAGCCGTTCATGTTCCTGGACAGCGCGCATGCGCGCAGCATCCAGGGTCCGGCCACCATGGACGGCATCGGGCCGACGCGCGGCTGGGAAATCTACTGGATGGAAGTCGACGTCAAACGCCGCCGCGGCGCGCCGTGGGCGGCGCCGGTGCCGACCGAGATCGCCGGCAAGATCCGCCATCTGTCGGCGGCGGAGTGA
- a CDS encoding ABC transporter ATP-binding protein — translation MAETLLEIDGIETCYGLSQVLFGLSLKVHSGEMVALMGRNGMGKTTTIRSIMGMTPARSGKVRFAGEEVRSLPSYKIAKLGIGLVPEGRQIFPNLTVYENLVAASGNRQGNPDPWTIDKIHALFPRLAERSGNMGVTLSGGEQQMLAIGRALMTNPKLLILDEATEGLAPLIREEIWNCLSMLKGRGQSVLVIDKNVANLSRIADRHYIIERGRTVWTGTSEQLIAEPDLQHRYLGI, via the coding sequence ATGGCTGAAACCTTGTTGGAAATCGACGGCATCGAGACCTGCTACGGCCTCAGTCAGGTGCTGTTCGGGCTTTCGTTGAAGGTCCACTCCGGCGAGATGGTCGCCCTGATGGGCCGCAACGGCATGGGCAAGACCACGACTATCCGCTCTATCATGGGCATGACGCCGGCCCGATCAGGCAAGGTCCGCTTCGCCGGCGAGGAAGTGCGCAGCCTGCCGTCGTATAAAATTGCAAAACTCGGCATCGGCCTGGTGCCGGAAGGCCGCCAGATCTTTCCGAACCTCACGGTGTATGAAAATCTGGTCGCGGCTTCCGGCAACCGTCAGGGCAATCCCGATCCCTGGACCATCGACAAAATCCACGCGCTGTTTCCGCGGCTCGCCGAGCGAAGCGGCAACATGGGCGTGACGCTGTCGGGCGGCGAGCAGCAGATGCTGGCGATCGGCCGCGCGCTGATGACCAATCCGAAGCTGTTGATCCTCGATGAAGCCACCGAAGGCCTCGCGCCTTTGATCCGCGAGGAAATCTGGAATTGCCTGTCGATGCTGAAGGGCCGCGGGCAATCGGTGTTGGTCATCGACAAGAACGTCGCCAACCTCTCCCGCATCGCCGACCGCCACTACATCATCGAGCGCGGGCGGACGGTGTGGACGGGGACGAGCGAGCAGTTGATCGCCGAGCCGGATCTGCAGCACAGGTACCTGGGGATTTGA